A genomic window from Planctomycetia bacterium includes:
- a CDS encoding helix-turn-helix transcriptional regulator, translated as MKKEKAVGVKHSTVVAWLKAETEIMSQSEMADKLFLDDVRELMRQRMAELNLTQTSLAEKVGVKQSLYSQFFAGTKRLGIEVLVATCRELNIIIFASRVEGKNTTAKVDKKRG; from the coding sequence ATGAAAAAAGAAAAAGCTGTTGGTGTTAAGCACTCAACTGTGGTCGCCTGGTTAAAAGCTGAGACCGAAATCATGAGCCAATCTGAAATGGCCGATAAACTTTTTCTTGACGACGTTCGTGAACTGATGCGGCAGCGAATGGCCGAATTAAATCTGACGCAAACTTCGCTTGCCGAAAAAGTTGGTGTCAAGCAGTCGCTCTATTCGCAATTCTTTGCCGGAACGAAGCGGCTGGGGATCGAGGTTCTGGTGGCCACTTGCCGTGAATTGAACATCATCATCTTCGCCAGTCGCGTGGAAGGAAAAAACACTACAGCCAAGGTCGATAAAAAACGTGGCTAG